In Candidatus Hydrogenedentota bacterium, the following proteins share a genomic window:
- a CDS encoding alpha/beta hydrolase, with amino-acid sequence AVLNDNIQALRLLRMAKSAVRENLGHDLYRLSMPVGLIWGRDDIVTPPEVAEEFHQKLPLSRLSYLDHCGHAPMMEKPEEFSVLFRRYLRWFDQVREDAYEAVAVNAPGLSRLQADEKTTLPAWA; translated from the coding sequence GCTGTCTTGAACGACAATATTCAAGCGCTCAGACTGTTGCGGATGGCGAAGTCGGCGGTTCGCGAGAACCTGGGTCACGACCTGTATCGGTTGTCCATGCCTGTAGGGTTGATCTGGGGCCGCGACGACATTGTTACCCCGCCGGAGGTGGCCGAAGAATTCCACCAGAAGCTGCCTCTGTCGCGGCTGAGTTACCTTGACCATTGCGGGCACGCTCCCATGATGGAAAAACCCGAAGAGTTCAGCGTGCTTTTCCGCCGCTACCTGCGTTGGTTTGATCAGGTCCGGGAGGATGCATACGAAGCGGTGGCGGTGAACGCCCCGGGTTTGTCCCGGCTG